The stretch of DNA CAACACGCGCGCCCTGGTGTTCCAGCCCATCCGCCTTCGCGCGCGCCTGCGGGCACTTCTTTCGATCAACAAGGACCTGATAGAAGGGCTCCAGTTCCAACCCCGAAGTTGAGTAGACGTACCACCACTCTCGATGTCTTGATCGATGGGCGTATGCAACCTGCAAATATTAAGGAGGTGTCGCGAGCGAGAACGCCTGGTCCAGACGAGTTGGGATTTTCCTTGCCGCCTACGACTTCAACATCTGAGGAGTTACTCTCAGCTCTTGGGCCGGCACCTATCGCTAGCTCAGCAGATTTGGGCGCTCGAGTCTTGCAAGGTCCCCAGTACTCATCACAGTTCGGGGTGCAATACGCTGGTGCCACCCTGTCAAGTAGAGCGTGGGATGCCATGGACTCGCGAAGGTCGAGAGAAGACCCCACTCACAGGCAGgtctcatcgtcgccgcaGTCTGATGAGTTCGTGCGAGGTAGTGCCAATCGTACACCTGATCATGGCTCTGGCTGGCCTGTGGGAGATCAAAAGACGCAAGGAAGTGGGCTGGTGGAGGACTTTCCGCCGCCGCGGTCATTGCAAGTTCAAGCGTCCAAGAACATCGCGAGCGCATCAAATACATCACCAGCTTTGTTGCCTCGTCCAGATATGTCATCTGGGCATGAGAAAGTGCAGCCGCGAGAATAAGGCGCATGGAATTAGAGGATCAATAGAAATATGGCTCCCACGTAGTATGCCAGTACGTCAGCTGCTTCACAGTCAGTCCAGGAGCGGATCACTGCAATAGATAGCGTCGAAGCAACTGGATGTCGAACGGTATATACATGATATACTGTCAACACTGtactttcacatgcaaggGTCTTGCTGACGCCGGCATTTGGTGACGCTGTGTGGCGGGGCGTGCCTTCCCGTCATGTTTATCGTCCGTGCGTTTGTTTACGGCGCGCCTTCCAAAgtcgagaagcagaagcagcattgCGACCAGAGCAGATTCTGAGGGCAACACCAAGCGACACACTGGCAAACCCATCCATTGCCATATTGACATTCCGTATGCTACACGTGCAGAGTTCGACCGCATAACACGACCGCGATTCCCGGTCATGTCGCGCTTTTCGCGTGGCCGCGCCGCTTCGCCCTACGACGACAACGTCTTCGCGACTGCCACCGAGACGAGCTTCAAGGACCTCCTACACTCGACACCGCAGCGAGATTATGCAGCCTCCCAGCACGCGTTTCCGCTCGACTACGACCAGCATCCATCTCCCCAGCGCGCTCCACAGGACGACATCACACTGGGCAGCGCGGAAATGTCCATTGAGCTGGGACGCGGCGTGAAGCGCTCCCAGTCAGACTATGCCGACATGTCTTCGAAtgccatcttcagcttcgagCACACGCCGCCGCCACAGTCGCGCAGTAATCAGAGGAGCGCAGAGAATGGCCTGAGAAAGCAAGCTTCTGTCCGCCGGGCCACGGAAACAACTAGGGCGAACGACGCACTCAAGCGTTCAACGAATCGCGCCGTGTCAGACAGCCTTCCTAGGACCAGAGCCGACAATGAGGCTATTCAGACTACTGCGACTTTCTCTCTTCGTGGCTCTCGTTTCGCTGGTATACGGCAAGTGTCGTCCCAATACAATGTGCCCAAGCGCTACACATCCGATGGGGGGCTCGAGAACGCGAACACTACACCGCGCAGAGCTGCCTTTGGTAATCCCACCGTGCAGTCAGCCACATACACCTCTGGGCAATCATTCATGCTGCCCGATCTGCCCAATATCACGGAGCTGGTGTCAGGGCCGAACGAAGGCACACCACTTGTTCAGCGCACATCCACATCTCGGACTCGTTTTGTATCTGGAACGCATCGCCCTGTGAATACCATGGCTGTCCCTCAGGACGAGCAGGCCATCTTCGCATCTCTACAAATGCTCAGCGATAGAGTCGCCCAGCTGGAATTGGAGAAGAGCGAGGCTCAGAAGCATGTGGAGGAGTACGAGCATGAGGTGATAGAGCTGCGAGCACAGCTTGGCGTCCAACGACCGGATAGTGGCCTAGGTTCCGAGGACAATGACACCGCACCGGCTGCCGCCCTAGATAAGACGAGGCTACAAGCGAAGGTCAAGGCTGCCGAAGAGAGGCTGCACAGAACGGAGCGCAAGATTAGTGTCTCTGAGATCACTGTCACTCGTGTCACTAAAGAGCGTGATCACTTGATTCAACAGCTTGCTTCCTCCTATGTCGACAATGATGAACTTGAGAAGGAGAACGAGTCACTTCGTAGCAGCGTTGGAGATGTGCTTGCAGAGAATGAGGAACTGAAACTGCGTCTGCGAGAGCTCGAAGACAGGAACTCCAGCTTGCTTATGGAACTCGAACGACTGAGGACCGCGCGGACATCGGAGAAACTTCCAGCAAGGCAGGAGACAAGTCAGCGTAGTGGCGATATGGCCGGACACGAAAACATCGCAGAGGGACTTACGATGAGCGACACTGTGCAGAGTAGGAAAGACACGCAGCATACCGCTGGTCAACGCCGCCATCGGAGCATTCCACAGCTGAACGACACGACCAAGCAGGACCTTGCCGCAAGAATACAGACCGAGATCGAAAGGCAAAGAGAGGCTGCTCTCACTTCAACGCGGACGCGTGACCGTACAGCGACAAAAGGCACACGCTCAAGATCCCAGTCCAAACAACGCCCGCAGCGTCAGGAAGTCGACGCCGGCGCACACCAGCAGCATACACAAAATGCTAAGAGTACAATGGACCACAGCGAGCGCGCCTTTACAACGGGATTTACACATCGCTCGCGTCACTCTTCGAAATACGCCGACAAGTTCGAGGAAGACCTGACCCAGCTCACGGACCTGGATCCAGTAGATGTCGCAAGTCTCCGACGCAAGCTCGAGGATGAGATGCGTGCCAGGCATGCCAAAAAGCACGACCAGACTCAAACTGCAGCAGATTCCACTTTGCGCTCAGTCACTCAACGTTCGGTGACAAGAAAGTCGTCCATGAAGGATACTACGGGTGGCGCTGGCGCAGACGATGGCACTGTGCAACTCGAGCTCACCAAGACCGTCCGAGTGCAATCTCCACATACCGCGGACGAGATCTCACACTCTGGTCACGAAACTGTTGGTGATGTCTCCTCGATCAGCAATACTGGCCGCCGACGGCGCCGCTCTACGGCGAGTGAGGGTCTCACGTCTGCATTCATTGTTCCAGATATCACGGTGGCACTGGGTGAGACCACTATGCCTGTGCCAGTCACTGATCGCTCCATGTACAACCCCGATGCTACAGATATCACTGTTCGACCTTCTCAAGCCCCCGTCTTGGCCCTCACAACAGTGATCAAGCAtctggaagaggagatctCTCGACTGAAAGCCGAACGGGATATTGAGAACAAGGCATACACCTCGCATGATCCTGGCATGGCAAGGCGCGTACGACTCGCTTGTCTGGGCAGAATTGAGAGCTTGACGAaagagatcgagaagaaaaGTGATCAGGTCTACGCCTTGTACGATGTATTGGAAGCGCACAAAGACGAGATTCCAGATGTCAAACAGACACAAGATGTTGGCGGGCtaggcgatgatgatggcgaggaaaGTGAGCTTGCTTTTGAAGGTTTTAGTGAGActgatgatggcgaggagagCAGAGAAGTGAGGCTGTGAGGGAAAGCGACTCTGTGGTCGATTTGATTTTAAGAAGCGTTCATAGCGGCTTTGGCGTGGCGTTGGGTCGTGAAAGCTTTCGGCTTGGGTGTCATCAATGCATGGGAATACAATGGAACTGATTGTGCTGCCATCGAGATTTCTCCACGTTTCAATTGAACGGAGTGCTCCTACTATTGCTTCTATGCTAAGCAGAGTATGCGCACGTCGGTACTATTCATAAGGTAGAGTCGAGTCTATGCCTCACAAGATCGAACGTACACTGTATTATCGTCGCACGTAGTGTACATGTATTCGCGCGTTGCGAAACGCCTTGGGAGATTACTGAGTCCCGAATCTCCACCCGCCGTGTATGTCCGGAGGTATATTCATGTTCCCGAAATTGTAATTTATATCTTGAGAAATGAGGTCCGCCTCGTTGAAGCCGATCGATGTGGGCATGTTCGACACGTCTTCCATGATCCTTTCCCAGTCCCAGGACATGTCTCCATTGTTGAAGCCGGGCATCTCAGTCGGGAGATTGTTCATAGGGTCGAGAGAAAAGTCCACTGATGGCTCTATTAGCCATTGACCAGCAGGTTTCGCTGTTTGGTGTAGACCATGAGTAGACGGGATAGGGGGCTGCGCGAGATGCGGTGCTGCGCCGTTGTTGAGCTGGATGGATGATCGAGCGTCCAGCGAACCTTGGCGATTAGCCAGCTCAAGACCGGCCATGTTCTTTGTCGGCGGACTACTGGTGTCGCTAGCTGGCGTACTTCCAGTGCCATCGCGGAAAGCCTGAGCTTTCCTATAGAGTTTCTCGATGGGTCTCCACAGCATGCCATTTCTGGTATCAGCTACTGCGCTGGAATTACGGTCGTAAGATTTGTCAACCAGCGCCCAAGCAGTGCGAGCCAATTCTGTATCTCGGACAGAGCAAAGACCGGCCAATGCGACAGCCAGAGCATGCCATTGTACCCAGAAGATCCATCTCCAGCCCTCTGCTTCGGGATCTTCGTAGATCATCTCGCCAGCCTTCAGCGTATTGACGGCAAGCTGCAGTACGAACGGGCTATCCACTCGCGGTGGGACACTACCAGTAAGCTTCTGCATTGGTCTGACCGCACGAAGAATGCTCGATGTTATCATGGAGTGGCCGACCGCATGCAAGAATCGATCATATGGCCGTGATCGATCGCAGAAACGGAGACACTTTTCGTTGATATCCTTGCTGAAAGCTTGAGTAGACTCAAAGCGGCGCTGCCATGTATCATGCCCCGGAGATAGCAACGCAATATTCAGAGTTGTAGCTTTGTCGCACATTGCAGTGAACGTCATGTCGGTGAGCCCTTCTTCGCGGGGTGTAATGACCGTCGACTGCGGGTCGAAATCTTCGTCGTTCACGTTGGTCGGCGGCGGAATGGTGAAGGCTGTCAGGGGCAACAGAATTTCCGTGCCTCGATCGATGGACGAGAACGCATCGAGAACGCGAATATTGTGCCAGAGACGACGACGTTGTTCCCTTTCGTAAGgcgtcgtggtggtgttgggaaCCTCGTGTTGAAGTCCCATGCCTTGAGCGATGCGAATTATGAGCGCTGTCAGTGTCCACGGCCGCCTGCTGGGATCGGTCTGTCTAGCGGCGGCAACGTACAGCACAGCTGCCTGAAGTGTCGCCAAATCGGACGTGTTGATGAAATCGGCTTGTGCCAGAGCCACGTCACAATGTCTTCGAAATTGTGCTAAGAGATCAGATCGAGTGGCTCCAAACCGGCCATAGCAGTCTTCATCTCGCAAAGATGTCACACTTGCGAACCATATTGCGGCTTTCAATGCCCTATTCGGCGGTGCCTGAGCATTCAGCCCTAGATAGTCGTTGCCAAAGTTCAAAAATGGTAGTACGGTTGGGCGATGCAATAACTTGAACACTGGATCAAtgttggcgaagaagatgttgtAGAGCTGGCTCTGTGTGTCGACTGAAGGCTCAAGTAGTGCTCCTGGCATTACAAAAATGGAACCTGGAGGGCATATAAGCAGATCTGCTGACGATGCAGCATCCGTCGGCCGTGCTTCGAGAGGGGTAGGCTCTGAGTAGGGactttcttcctcttcgtcttcctcctccagcgcctCACGAAGTGCTTGTACTTCGTTGGTGAGCGTTGCCCAGAACGGAGTACCAAGAAACTTGGAGACTTTGGGTGGCGTGAGTGAATTTATCTGGGGTTCTGCGCCTTCGggctcatcgtcctcttgATCATTGGGACTCGTTCCTGGTACACCGACTTCGCCGCTCAGTGTTTCCACAAGACTCTCCAATTTTGAAATGCGGCTTCGCAACTCTGAATCCACAGCTCGCTTGCCAGCATGTCTTGTCCTTGGCTTCCGTTGTGATGGCACGCAGGCCAAGCTGGACCTGGAACACTGGCCGCATGGGAAGTGTCTATCGCACTTGATTTTTTTCTTTTGACCTTGTGTCCAGGTCAGCATATGTCTGCATCGCGCTTGTAGAGACCCTACAGGCTTGGCAAGCGAGCTTGATGTGGGCGCCGTCGCTAGCGTGGGTGGAGGCGGGCGAAGGCTCCATGTTCATCGATTATCTGGTCCTGGTCCCGGCATCAATTGTGAGGTGTTGTCGTTGGCGGAGCCTAGAGTGGCATGGGACGCCTGTCTGGACGTCATGTATTCCTTCCACAATTGCACATGCTTGGCCGCTAGTGCCTCAGAAGGATTGCAGCTGCAGTGAGTCAAGCCATAATTCGGAAGTCGACAGAGCGCAGTAGTAATAAAATGCCGTTACACTCGTGCTAGGCAGGATGCGCTGGCGCGTTGTTGGATCGTGCTCCTAAGCCCCAAGCCGAAGATGGATACCGTCAGCGAGCTTATTGCTGAATCATCCGCCATGCTTTTCCGGCGCACGTGCTGGCGCGTCTTTGTTTGGAAGCTTATCTTATCCATGCTCACGGTCCAAGTCCAAGAACATCAACACTCTGTAACATTGGCTGGCAGTCGCTCGCTCGTACACACGCAGCACCATGCCCGAAGCCATTGCCACCACCAAGCGCAAATTCTACAAAGCCCTCGATGCGCTGACCAACCCTACGCCCGCGGCAGCTTCACTCGATGCCGCATCCACCGCCAACAACAAGCGGAGCTCAGCTGCAGCCGCCGCCTTTGACGATGCCCGAGAACGAGCTCGCAAGAGGCTTCGTCACTCGACCTCGACGACATCCTTGAACGATATCACTGCCAACACGTCCGTCTCATCTCACTCACACCCGTCGccgttgaagctgcagccCAAGAGCAGCGTTGAACCCAAAGCACTTCCCAATTACTCTCCCTGGTCGCAGGAGACTTTCCTTGCCCGGCTGAAGACGTATAGCAGCGTGAGCACGTGGCATCCCAAGCCGGATCCTATCAGTGAGGTGGAATGGGCGAAGAGGGGTTGGGTTTGTGTCGATGTGAACACGGTCGCGTGTCGAGGAGGGTGCGAGAAACGAGTGGTCGTCAGCCTGGACACAACGCCACGCCCATCGCAAAATGAAGACGAGAACAAGCCGAACGATGAAgtagacgaggacgaagacgagattGCCGCTGCTCTGGAAGAAGCTCTAGCAGAGCGGTACAAGGACGAAATCATCAATGGCCACTCCAGTTCCTGCATGTGGTACAAAGCCGGCTGCAAAGACGACATTTACCGCCTACCTGTTGTCCGATCCTCAGTCTGGCAGCCCGAGCTATCCCAGCGCTTCCGAAGTCTATTACGAATGAGTAGCTCCATCGATAAAATCAGAACCAAAGCGCTCGAATCAACATCCCCGCCGGAGAAACTTTTGAAAGAGCTCCCTAAAGACATCGTCGACCCTGCAGACATCACACATCCCTGCTCAGTCAAAGCCCTTCAAATAGCGCTGCACGGCTGGCGAGGCGCTCCCGAATCTGGTAATGACCTATTGTACTGCGATGCTTGCTTTCAACGTGTTGGACTATGGATGTATCAGCCAGAATACATTGCTTCACGCCGGCGACCTTCAACGACCGATGACGAAGCAGATGACGCGAGCGTGGACCTTGTTGAGATGCATCGCGACCACTGTCCGTGGCGCAATGCTGAAATGCAGAAAGCGACAGGCAGTTTGGCAGGACTGAATGCTGCTGAAATCTTGCATAGAGTGGTAGCAACAGCCTGCAGAGATCATAGGCGGCGATCGCACGAGCCTCTGCCAACCGTGGGCGCGAGCGAGCAGGATCAGGAAGGAGACGATTCGTCAACAGAAGCACCAACTTTGACGAGGGAGGAAGTGGCGAAACAGGACAAGGAACGCGAAAGTAGGATGAGGAAACTGAAGAACCTCTTCAATATTAAGAGGAAGTCGTTCAGTGCGTTGCCCGCTCGAAACGCGGCTTGACATTAGGAAATGCAAATTGGCTGCGAGCTATCGTTTGCATTGCGCTTGCGCAGCATTTCCTCGTTCAACATAATTCTATCGTCTCAAGTTCATCGATGCATTATGCTCCCCGTCATGATCAAACGTAGCAAGAACAGCGACCCGTCCTCTTCAAACTTCTGGCAGCGGTACAGCTCGGTACAGCAGAATCAACGCACTGTGCGTCTCACCACCACCGGAGAGTGTTTCGATCTTCTCACTGTCCACTTCCTGCACCTTGTCATCGTtgaaccaccaccacttcccGTCTTCGGCTTTGCCAGGGGCAGCAGATTTCTTCACGTAGGCAGTGTAGTGTCCGGAATCTGCAGAAGAGCCTTGGTGCGTGACTACGCCTCGCAGCTCGTAGAGCCCAGTTTGATTTGCTGCTGGGTCTTGCGCCATATCCGGGTGCACGAGCGAGAGAAGTTCCTTCTTTGACGCGAGGATAGACGCTGCGCGTTCCTGCTCGATCTGATCATCGGTCTTGTAGACACCCTCTTCTGTGCCACCCATAGCGGTATCCTGCGAGCCGTTGGCGGCCTTCTGCTTGGCCAAGTCGCTTTCTGTGTCAGGGCCTGTTGCCTTCGTCTCGCGCTCCTTTTCCTTctgaagcttcttctgcagtgGCTCGTCGCCACGCACCTTCGCGTCCTTGGAGGCATCTTCGATTTGCTGATTGATTCGCTTTTGACGCTTCTTGGCTCGCTcgacatcctcttcctccttgcgTACCTCCCGAATGCGATCGCGGACAGGAATGAGCTTCTTGCGAAGCTCATCTGTGCAGAACTCAGTGACGTCGATCTCATGCTGGAAGGTGACTTTTCGTAggatcttggccttcttgccgGTATCCTTCCGCCAGAAGAATCGTACAAAGTGAATGGGCAGGTACTTGGGCAGTCGTGCGATCTTGGACTGGCGTGCGTAGATTGCAGTGCGTCCAAGGCTCTCCGagttcttctcgagctcttcgtTAAGAGCGATGCTGATACCTTCCCGCATGTGGTTGACTTCGACGTTGATGTTGCACTTCAAGTCGTTGAAGTCTTCAGTGTTAGTGACTGCTTCCTCCTCTGGTGCCTCTTTACAAGTTGTCGTGACCTCAAATTTGCCTCCCATATACTTGTCCACCCAAGTCTTGAAACCGTTCGGGTCATCCTTGAGCTTGAGAGTATCTCTCAAGTTCTGCACCAACTGCGACCAGACTTCTTCCGCATCTTGCTGGGCGTAGCCATGCCCATTTTTGGCTCTCTCTGCGAACTGAGGATGCTTCTGACGCAGTGCTGTCAGGAACATCAAGGGCGGAAAGCCTTGCTGTGTCTCGTTCatctgctggaagagatcaCCCAGTGCAGAAGTCAAGTCTGAGCCGCCGCTCAAGCCACCTAACCCGTGCTGCGCAAGCTGCTCGGCAGAGAagagcgatgatgatggaccGGCAGTAGGCGCAGCTGGTTTATATCCTCGCAATTCCTCAACAAGCTCTGGCATGGCACGGAGTGTTTGCAGCGTGGCGTTGGCGTAGCAAGTATTGCCCATATTCTGAAGCCCAGCTGGTATCGCGCCCTCCTGTTGTGCCAGCTCCGCCTCCGTCATGTCTTCTGCGAATTTGATCTTTTCTGTTGGCGCGTCTGTCACAATCTTGTCGGATGGATTGCCGATGAGTGTGATTGTTTGTCCTGGCTTCAGACCTAGCGACTTGAGCGGAGTATCGTCTTTGACCATTTTCTTCGCGATGATCTTTTGGTAGTCGGGCTCCACGCCAGTGAGCGAATAAAGCTGCAGCTTCAGGTCCTCGCCTGTGCCATTCTCGACGTCGACCTCCAGATCGTGGGTCTTGCCTTGATGCTTGACCTTTATAGGTATTTCCGCCATCTTGTCGTCGTATGTCGTTCTAGCCTGGGTTTGAGCTGCAGGACTGTAGGCTGATTCGAGTCGCGACGTATGAGATTGGAGATTGTGAcggggtggtggtggcgagCGGCGATGGAAGTGAGAAGTTATCGGCAGAAGGTTTGTTGACAGGCGACATCATCCATCGCGGAAGTCGGCCACTTCACTCCAGCCCCGCCGACGTTTGGAGGCAAGTACGCATGTCCCCGATCTCCACACCAATAACATATGAACATTCGTCTGCTATGTCCGATTATATATCAAGTGCCCATCCAAAACTCCTCGCTTTCTACTGAAAACTGTCCAAAGCGCCTCGCTTTCTACAAGCCTCTTAGGGTATCAcagaatattataaagtctaGTAAAGTGTCTTGTTCAAAACCATGTCAGCCACTTCAAGAACCTGAACAAGGCCAGAATGACTTTCTTCAAGCTGTTGACCACAACCACGATCAGCCAAATTGACCACATGATGCCGAGTAGAAGCCACTCAAAAAGCTTCGAGCTCACGTTGATAAGGAGCCTGAAGTTTTTCCTGCGCGCTCGGAACATGCTGTCAATAGTGTTGTCCATGCGCTTGATGTCTTGCGGCATCCTCGTGGTGAGCTCCACGTTGAATGCATCTGCTTCGTCCGAAGTTTCGTGCACACGCTTTGTGAGTTGATCTCCCGCTTTATGCGAAAGCGCCTCCAGACGCACGCTCAAGTCTTTCACCACCTGCCCCTGGAAACGCTGGAGCAGTTTCTCCAAATCGACAATCGTGCCGTCGACGGTGCCACAAAGCCACTGGCCGGCTGCAACGttctcttcttttcgagTCATTGGTTCGATAGTATGTCCCGCTACTTCTGCGGCCTTGACAATGATAGGCAGCGGACGTTCGCGGGTGGAATTAGCCATATGGCATATTTCCTGGGCCTTGATGCCCGAAGCCAGCAACAGCGCCCGCACTCGAGCGATATCTCTCGCTGTCACTCGACTCGGCAATTCATCATCTGCACTGCTGTTCTGCATCTGCCCACGCTGCGCGTTGTCGGAGATGCTCCAGTGCCTCTTACCAGAGCCGCCTGCCTGGCCATTCCTGATTTTCATGTTCGAAAGGCGCGAATCTGTTTCGACAAGCGTCAAATCATTTTGTGAGACCGACCTTCTGCGCTTGTAAGTTTCAGCCCAAGTCAAGCCTTTCTGAGCTTTATTTGGAGACAACTCAGGTTCCGACACGTTTCCGTCATCCGGGAGGTTGATCTTTGGCA from Cercospora beticola chromosome 1, complete sequence encodes:
- a CDS encoding uncharacterized protein (MEROPS:MER0004316~BUSCO:EOG09263BGW), translating into MAEIPIKVKHQGKTHDLEVDVENGTGEDLKLQLYSLTGVEPDYQKIIAKKMVKDDTPLKSLGLKPGQTITLIGNPSDKIVTDAPTEKIKFAEDMTEAELAQQEGAIPAGLQNMGNTCYANATLQTLRAMPELVEELRGYKPAAPTAGPSSSLFSAEQLAQHGLGGLSGGSDLTSALGDLFQQMNETQQGFPPLMFLTALRQKHPQFAERAKNGHGYAQQDAEEVWSQLVQNLRDTLKLKDDPNGFKTWVDKYMGGKFEVTTTCKEAPEEEAVTNTEDFNDLKCNINVEVNHMREGISIALNEELEKNSESLGRTAIYARQSKIARLPKYLPIHFVRFFWRKDTGKKAKILRKVTFQHEIDVTEFCTDELRKKLIPVRDRIREVRKEEEDVERAKKRQKRINQQIEDASKDAKVRGDEPLQKKLQKEKERETKATGPDTESDLAKQKAANGSQDTAMGGTEEGVYKTDDQIEQERAASILASKKELLSLVHPDMAQDPAANQTGLYELRGVVTHQGSSADSGHYTAYVKKSAAPGKAEDGKWWWFNDDKVQEVDSEKIETLSGGGETHSALILLYRAVPLPEV